One segment of Lutra lutra chromosome 12, mLutLut1.2, whole genome shotgun sequence DNA contains the following:
- the CABP1 gene encoding calcium-binding protein 1 isoform X2: MGNCVKSPLRNLSRKMRQEEKSSYVVVQTSEEGLAASSELPGPLLMLAQNCAVMHNLLGPACIFLRKGFAENRQPDRSLRPEEIEELREAFREFDKDKDGYINCRDLGNCMRTMGYMPTEMELIELSQQINMNLGGHVDFDDFVELMGPKLLAETADMIGVKELRDAFREFDTNGDGEISTSELREAMRKLLGHQVGHRDIEEIIRDVDLNGDGRVDFEEFVRMMSR, from the exons ATGCGCCAGGAGGAGAAGAGCAGCTACGTGGTGGTGCAGACGAGTGAGGAGGGGCTTGCAGCCAGCAGTGAGCTCCCGGGACCGCTCCTGATGCTGGCCCAGAACTGCGCCGTCATGCACAACCTGCTGGGCCCTGCCTGCATTTTCCTGCGCAAGGGCTTCGCTGAGAACAGGCAGCCT GACAGATCACTGCGGCCAGAGGAAATTGAAG aGCTCCGAGAGGCCTTCCGAGAATTTGACAAGGATAAGGACGGCTACATCAACTGTCGGGACCTGGGCAACTGCATGCGGACCATGGGCTACATGCCCACCGAGATGGAGCTCATTGAGCTATCCCAGCAGATCAACATGAACC TGGGTGGCCATGTGGATTTTGATGACTTCGTAGAACTAATGGGACCTAAACTTCTGGCAGAAACAGCAGATATGATTGGAGTGAAGGAACTGCGAGATGCTTTCCGAGAG TTTGATACCAATGGTGATGGGGAGATAAGCACCAGTGAGTTGCGAGAGGCCATGAGGAAACTCCTGGGTCATCAGGTGGGACACCGAGACATAGAGGAAATTATCCGAGACGTGGACCTCAATGGGGATGGACGAGTAGACTTTGAAG AGTTTGTCCGGATGATGTCCCGCTGA